Proteins encoded within one genomic window of Dyadobacter chenhuakuii:
- a CDS encoding M14-type cytosolic carboxypeptidase — MFLKNAFKSLAVFIFCLFKIVSAAIGQTPQDNKPAPDVFIHTGFENASPLNWEADSAGRIIISLVYDHERFSLNRANNHWHFKVEAPVGKEVTLILQNFDNIWNNIHASPISKQSPAVISFDGKTWESRPTEYIEGNRMLIRLKMTAPSAYIASIEPYRISDLDKLLARIKNHKLVTITPIGKTAEGRSLEIIKIGNEKAPKRIFLRGRAHAFEAGGNWTLEGLIDRLLKDDADMKLYLKRYCVYILPMTNKDGVARGKTRFNANGYDLNRKWDKAADSLIAPENYYLEKWLTKMGAAGKKPDLGIDVHNDAGGNLHISRPDGDITAYRANMARLDSLLRKYTWYTEGSTKPGFRNPGTLGEGFMERFGIEALVYELNYEWVEGLKKAPLAADWLSLGGKLPEVFYHYFEK, encoded by the coding sequence ATGTTTTTAAAAAATGCTTTCAAGTCGCTGGCCGTTTTCATTTTTTGTTTGTTCAAAATCGTTAGCGCTGCCATCGGGCAAACACCCCAGGATAACAAACCTGCGCCAGACGTTTTCATCCATACGGGTTTCGAAAACGCCTCGCCGCTCAATTGGGAAGCCGATTCCGCAGGCAGGATCATTATCAGTCTTGTTTATGACCATGAGCGGTTTTCACTCAACCGGGCCAACAACCACTGGCATTTCAAGGTGGAGGCCCCGGTTGGAAAAGAGGTGACTCTGATCCTGCAAAACTTTGACAACATCTGGAATAACATCCACGCCAGCCCTATATCCAAACAGTCGCCGGCCGTCATCTCCTTTGATGGTAAAACCTGGGAAAGCCGCCCTACTGAATACATCGAAGGAAACCGGATGCTGATCAGACTTAAAATGACCGCCCCTAGCGCCTACATTGCCAGCATTGAACCATACCGGATCAGCGACCTGGACAAACTCCTGGCCCGAATCAAAAACCACAAACTGGTAACGATCACGCCTATTGGCAAGACAGCCGAAGGCCGTTCGCTGGAAATCATTAAAATTGGCAACGAGAAGGCACCCAAAAGGATATTCCTCCGCGGCCGCGCGCATGCATTTGAAGCCGGTGGCAACTGGACACTGGAAGGCCTCATCGACCGATTGTTGAAAGATGATGCCGATATGAAGCTTTATCTCAAACGTTACTGTGTGTACATTTTGCCTATGACGAATAAGGATGGCGTTGCGCGCGGGAAAACGCGTTTCAATGCGAATGGTTACGACCTGAACAGAAAATGGGACAAGGCAGCCGATTCCCTGATTGCGCCGGAAAATTACTATCTGGAAAAATGGCTAACCAAAATGGGTGCCGCAGGCAAAAAACCAGACCTGGGCATTGACGTCCATAACGATGCGGGCGGGAACCTGCACATCAGCCGCCCCGACGGTGATATCACCGCCTACCGGGCCAATATGGCTAGACTGGACAGTCTGTTAAGAAAATACACCTGGTATACCGAAGGCTCCACCAAGCCGGGGTTTCGTAATCCGGGAACATTAGGCGAGGGTTTTATGGAAAGATTTGGTATTGAAGCACTCGTTTACGAGCTCAATTACGAATGGGTAGAAGGCCTCAAAAAGGCTCCGCTAGCCGCAGACTGGCTTTCCCTGGGAGGCAAATTGCCGGAAGTTTTTTACCATTATTTTGAGAAGTAA
- a CDS encoding FecR family protein, with product MENPEMRLEELFNRYYNGLATASEKEELMAFIRLSKDDAVLEKFLKKGWEELNPSDGILTNETSNAMLSSILDATPKDEIQTKVIRIGWLRYAAAAAVFVLIGLGAWWKLAPDPATKIAHTAQPKTSDVKPGGAKALLTLSDGSAIELASAKSGFLTRQGDAEVSKSQEGILVYNAKPGNATEKVSINTLSTPKGGQYEVLLPDGSKVWLNASSSIRFPSTFPSSERKVEITGEAYFEVAKDKSRPFRVKFNKSEVQVLGTSFNIMAYPEEGPSKTTLVEGSVFIRNVNQNTKLKPGQQAAVLSTGKIKTRYIALDEAVAWKNGMFYFKDASVEEVMRQLSRWYDVEVLYAGKIPVRQFTGRVSRHVNLSEVSGMLRYAGVNCRIEGSRMIIDP from the coding sequence ATGGAGAATCCCGAGATGCGTTTGGAGGAATTGTTTAACCGATACTACAACGGGTTGGCAACAGCTTCGGAAAAAGAGGAATTAATGGCGTTTATACGTTTATCCAAAGACGATGCAGTTCTGGAAAAATTTCTTAAAAAAGGTTGGGAGGAACTGAACCCCAGCGATGGAATTCTTACCAATGAGACAAGCAACGCCATGCTGAGTTCCATCCTCGATGCAACGCCAAAAGATGAAATACAAACAAAGGTGATCCGCATAGGATGGCTTCGGTACGCCGCTGCCGCCGCTGTTTTTGTTTTGATTGGTCTGGGAGCCTGGTGGAAATTAGCTCCTGATCCGGCAACGAAAATCGCTCATACGGCTCAACCTAAGACCAGCGATGTCAAACCAGGCGGCGCCAAGGCCTTACTGACACTCTCGGACGGCTCAGCGATAGAACTAGCCAGCGCAAAAAGCGGCTTCCTGACACGACAGGGCGATGCGGAAGTGAGCAAATCACAGGAGGGAATATTGGTTTACAATGCAAAACCAGGGAATGCAACGGAGAAGGTCAGTATAAACACCCTTTCCACACCCAAGGGCGGACAGTACGAAGTGCTCCTGCCCGACGGAAGTAAGGTCTGGCTCAATGCCTCGTCATCCATTCGCTTCCCATCTACTTTTCCTTCCTCGGAACGAAAAGTGGAGATCACAGGCGAAGCTTATTTTGAGGTCGCCAAAGACAAGAGCCGCCCATTCCGTGTAAAATTCAATAAATCTGAGGTGCAGGTTTTGGGAACGAGTTTCAACATTATGGCTTATCCGGAAGAAGGGCCGTCCAAAACGACGCTGGTGGAAGGTTCGGTATTTATCAGGAATGTGAACCAAAATACAAAACTCAAACCCGGACAGCAGGCAGCGGTGCTTTCAACCGGAAAGATCAAGACCCGGTACATTGCACTCGATGAGGCGGTTGCCTGGAAAAATGGCATGTTTTATTTCAAAGATGCCAGTGTTGAAGAGGTCATGCGGCAGCTTTCTCGGTGGTATGACGTAGAGGTTTTGTATGCCGGAAAGATCCCGGTGCGCCAGTTTACCGGACGCGTTTCCCGCCATGTGAACTTGTCGGAAGTGTCGGGAATGCTTCGGTATGCAGGCGTGAACTGCCGCATCGAAGGTTCCAGGATGATCATTGATCCCTGA
- a CDS encoding PQQ-dependent sugar dehydrogenase — translation MLAALSGVAAFAMASFGYRPKPLPDFKTEKLELDSTILDVTTIAENLNVPWEMIWGPDNMIWFTDHDGKVSKLNPKTGHVTELLQIKDYYRKRLGLMSMVLHPDWKTHPQAFINYTHIQPDSVIVSKLVRYTYNGKVLIDPVLLKQIPGYLGHNGSRLVISKDRKLLWATGDLKQKETIRDPAFAHGKVLRLNLDGTIPNDNPHPGSASWAMGFRVPQGLTFTKNGNLFIAEHGDATDDEVNLVVKNGDYGWPYMAGFSDLPEEKEHAKTHKSTFPVKAWTPTIAPAGMEYYNGNISEWRNALLLSTLKDQSLRILKLDADQEEVVAEDIAFSKQFGRLRDVCVSPSGDIYISTSNRDWNPPANFPLKTDDRIIRISKSGVIPKSRRTVKTRQETKHSGASELYQNFCQSCHKTDGRGVVGSFPSLVTSARLSGDNEALIAFLLKGSQSASGEAMPAFGFLSDDQLATLLSYARSNFSTNKNTVKPDEISRVRANK, via the coding sequence ATGTTAGCCGCGCTTTCGGGCGTGGCTGCATTTGCAATGGCATCGTTTGGTTACAGGCCAAAACCGTTGCCGGACTTTAAGACAGAAAAATTAGAATTGGATTCAACCATTCTGGATGTAACGACGATTGCTGAAAACCTGAATGTGCCGTGGGAGATGATATGGGGACCGGACAACATGATCTGGTTTACCGACCACGACGGGAAGGTCAGCAAGCTCAATCCTAAAACCGGCCACGTCACGGAGCTTTTGCAGATCAAAGATTATTACAGAAAACGCCTTGGACTGATGAGCATGGTCCTGCATCCGGACTGGAAAACGCATCCGCAGGCTTTTATCAACTATACCCATATCCAGCCCGATTCTGTCATTGTATCAAAACTCGTCAGGTATACTTATAATGGTAAGGTGCTGATCGATCCGGTGTTACTGAAGCAAATTCCAGGCTACCTGGGCCATAATGGTTCCAGGCTTGTGATCTCAAAGGACAGGAAATTACTTTGGGCAACCGGTGATTTAAAACAAAAAGAAACGATTCGCGATCCGGCATTCGCCCATGGCAAAGTGCTCCGGCTCAATCTGGATGGCACAATTCCCAATGATAACCCACATCCCGGAAGTGCGTCCTGGGCCATGGGATTTCGCGTTCCGCAGGGATTGACGTTTACCAAAAACGGCAACCTTTTCATCGCCGAGCATGGCGACGCAACGGATGACGAGGTTAACCTGGTCGTAAAAAATGGCGATTATGGCTGGCCCTACATGGCCGGATTCAGTGATCTGCCGGAGGAAAAGGAACATGCAAAAACCCATAAAAGCACATTTCCAGTGAAAGCCTGGACGCCGACCATTGCGCCGGCCGGAATGGAATATTATAATGGTAACATTTCCGAATGGAGAAATGCATTGCTGCTCAGTACATTAAAGGACCAGAGTCTGCGCATCCTGAAACTGGATGCGGACCAGGAAGAAGTGGTTGCGGAAGACATTGCATTCAGCAAGCAATTCGGCAGGCTCCGCGATGTATGCGTTTCTCCTTCGGGCGACATTTACATCTCCACCAGCAACCGCGACTGGAACCCGCCAGCGAATTTCCCGCTCAAAACCGATGACCGGATCATTCGGATCAGCAAAAGCGGCGTTATTCCGAAAAGCAGGCGTACCGTAAAAACCAGGCAGGAAACAAAGCATTCAGGCGCTTCTGAATTGTATCAGAACTTTTGTCAGTCGTGCCATAAAACCGATGGCCGCGGGGTTGTGGGATCATTTCCTTCGCTTGTAACATCTGCCCGGCTATCCGGCGACAATGAAGCACTTATCGCGTTTTTACTCAAAGGTTCGCAATCAGCCTCCGGAGAAGCAATGCCGGCATTCGGATTCCTGAGCGACGACCAGCTGGCGACCTTGTTATCCTATGCCCGGTCAAATTTTTCAACCAACAAAAACACGGTTAAACCCGACGAAATCAGCCGCGTACGTGCAAATAAATAA
- a CDS encoding PAS domain-containing sensor histidine kinase has translation MGEAEHILQDLPCGCVVFDGAGMITFANRTLCSVLNYQSDAILGHSIEKILTISSRIFHQTHFFPLLKLNGTVSEIFLTLKPMTGSPIPVMVNAKIQNESDPIRYVCVFVPVWERRKYEEQLLETNRVQQKALDENAMLNRLKDELESNQFALDRKISILSERSQEYLQMGKIFMHDMQEPVRKISLFFDTFMRNAHIAPNTDDARHLSVIKKSILRLRSMMGSMLDFVQVSNASDPMTLLNPADLITEARNQLMREKDAIDFNIKIGELPEFDGRQTQIKRVFYELLKNAVENKAPDRTLSIEVTAVISEENIYRNHSSKYKYTDHIKIEFADNGVGFDSQFNDYVFRLLNKLNTDSPGLGVGLALCKQVISSHYGTMKVKSRVGEGTTFIITLPLRQIADYTN, from the coding sequence TTGGGAGAGGCTGAGCACATTTTACAAGACCTACCCTGCGGCTGCGTCGTTTTCGATGGGGCCGGGATGATCACATTTGCTAACCGCACGCTGTGCTCAGTGCTCAATTACCAGTCTGATGCGATTCTGGGGCACAGCATTGAGAAAATCCTAACCATATCAAGCCGGATCTTTCACCAAACCCATTTTTTTCCATTACTTAAATTAAATGGCACGGTCAGTGAAATATTTCTTACGCTGAAACCGATGACTGGCAGCCCGATCCCGGTGATGGTCAATGCTAAAATACAGAATGAAAGCGATCCGATTCGTTACGTGTGCGTATTTGTGCCCGTATGGGAGCGGCGGAAGTATGAAGAGCAGCTTCTTGAAACCAACCGGGTGCAACAGAAAGCACTGGATGAAAATGCGATGTTGAACAGGCTCAAAGATGAGCTGGAATCGAACCAGTTTGCGCTTGACAGGAAAATTTCGATTTTGAGCGAGCGCAGTCAGGAGTATTTGCAAATGGGGAAGATATTCATGCATGATATGCAGGAGCCCGTGCGTAAAATAAGCCTCTTTTTCGACACCTTCATGCGCAATGCGCACATTGCCCCTAATACCGACGACGCCCGACATTTATCTGTCATTAAGAAATCAATCCTACGGCTGCGGTCCATGATGGGCTCGATGCTGGACTTCGTGCAGGTCAGTAACGCTTCCGATCCGATGACTTTGCTCAATCCGGCAGACCTCATCACGGAGGCGCGCAACCAGTTGATGAGGGAAAAAGATGCTATTGATTTTAACATTAAAATTGGGGAACTGCCTGAATTTGATGGAAGGCAGACGCAGATCAAACGCGTTTTTTATGAGTTACTGAAAAATGCCGTCGAGAACAAAGCTCCTGACCGAACATTGAGCATTGAAGTTACTGCAGTCATTTCCGAAGAAAATATTTACCGGAACCACTCCTCGAAATATAAATACACCGACCATATCAAGATCGAATTTGCTGACAACGGAGTTGGATTTGACAGTCAGTTTAATGATTATGTGTTTCGTTTGCTGAATAAGCTCAATACGGATTCACCGGGCCTGGGGGTAGGTCTTGCTTTGTGCAAACAGGTTATTTCAAGCCATTACGGAACAATGAAAGTCAAGTCCAGGGTAGGAGAAGGGACGACTTTTATTATTACTTTACCTCTTCGGCAAATCGCTGACTACACCAACTAA
- a CDS encoding RNA polymerase sigma factor: MDQDIALLLAVAQGDERAFTALYNRYHQRLAIHIYRITKSTELAEEVVHDVFLKIWLNRETLTGIGNFPVYLYVISKNAALNCLKRTAREKALTTDLDPALDQLPLAETSEEDYRYILIDEAIDRLPPQQRQAYLLARHERLTYTEVAMRMGLSKETVKKYLQIATEFISGYITKKLIISILFFIQNNL, translated from the coding sequence TTGGATCAGGACATTGCGCTTTTACTGGCAGTTGCTCAGGGAGATGAAAGGGCTTTCACAGCATTATACAATCGTTACCATCAAAGACTTGCCATCCACATTTACCGGATCACCAAATCCACCGAGCTGGCCGAAGAAGTCGTGCATGATGTGTTCCTGAAAATATGGCTCAACCGCGAAACGCTGACCGGAATCGGAAACTTCCCCGTGTATCTCTACGTCATTTCAAAGAACGCCGCATTAAATTGTCTGAAAAGAACGGCGCGCGAAAAAGCGCTGACAACCGACCTCGACCCGGCCCTGGACCAGCTGCCGTTAGCTGAGACGAGCGAGGAAGATTACCGTTATATCCTGATAGATGAAGCGATTGACCGGCTGCCGCCCCAGCAGCGTCAGGCCTATCTCCTAGCCCGCCACGAGCGGCTTACGTACACCGAAGTGGCCATGAGAATGGGACTTTCGAAGGAGACTGTCAAAAAATATCTGCAAATCGCTACGGAATTCATTTCGGGATACATTACTAAAAAGCTCATTATCAGCATTTTATTTTTTATTCAAAATAATCTTTAA
- a CDS encoding TonB-dependent receptor, whose amino-acid sequence MKINLLSVLCGYEQASLPAKIVTIMTRIFLLLIVTLTQVTADGYSQKISFHARNLPVENVLKTIEKQSGYLFLYDKLDLPESQKVSLRVKNASIDQALTTLFRDLPLTYKIFNQNIVVKRAVKNAARDNMQPLKIPAIRQDINLNLKSIEPVPQPIDRRIRGRITDENGNAFPGVSVLVKNSQMGTTSDGNGEYQLIIPDGATQAGDVTLIVSFVGYKSQEVIAGSRTEINFGMTVDTKSLNDVVVVGYGTQNKSSITGSVASVPMKSIENQPLTSLDQAMAGQIAGVSVSQSKGAPGGGVSVRVRGTGSIGAGNEPLYVIDGFPVSGDFNSSFNPLSTINPNDIESIEILKDASAAAIYGSRGSNGVVLVTTKHGKMGKSTIQLDTYYGVQQVANKIDMLNAREYAEFNTEARNNAWVDRGGKATDPNDLRPATLQIPEMFKNPESLGKGTDWQDEVFRTAPIQNHQLSVSAGSEKTQLFLSGAYFKQDGVVMNTGFDRYSARINLDHSVSKAVKVGVNIAPSFSSNKLLPVEDQVFTSGILASALSMPPTVPVYNPDGTFTTLLGTSPYNLGVIDNPVAIASKIKDKKTVFRTLGNIYAEINILENLKFRTSFGIDYSDARQNTFYPSDLGSNGVPAPVQARASASNGRDINWLNENVLSYKKTFNGKHELDVLAGFTSQKAKYEYTSLAATNFPTDLVPTLNAGQVTSGGTGMSEWSLLSYLGRVNYTFASKYLLSATVRRDGSSRFGSKNKWGTFPSASLGWYLSEEPFLSSQHVVTDLKLRASYGLAGNNTIGNYSQIGLLSNRRYSFGAGTGSVVYGLYPSSITNEQLGWEVMHQMDIGIDFGILRNRLMFTIDYYNKNTTDLLLNVPVPASTGYETALQNIGKLNNKGWEFSVSTKNFVKAFKWSTNFNISFNRNKVVALGPEGNPIISKSPSFSPNTHITKIGQPIGSYWGYEAIGVYQSQEEVDNLPSVKGSSRPGDLKYKDVDGDGTITPNDVTIIGNNHPDFFYGITNNFSFGRLNLSILADGVQGLELLNGSRRNLGLVNGSYSRRDVLGRWQSADKPGDGRTPRANTVATGGNVSYVSSLLVEDASFFRIRNINLRYALPEKIGKVAYARAASINLSVQNAFTFTRYLGYNPEQSLNGSSSLTPGVDFNGYPLARTFTLGLNLTF is encoded by the coding sequence ATGAAAATAAACTTGTTGTCCGTCCTATGCGGGTACGAGCAGGCGAGCCTTCCTGCAAAAATAGTAACCATTATGACTCGAATTTTCCTTTTGCTCATTGTCACCCTTACCCAGGTCACTGCGGACGGATACAGTCAGAAAATATCGTTTCATGCCCGAAACCTGCCTGTTGAAAATGTCTTAAAAACCATTGAAAAACAGAGCGGTTACCTGTTTTTGTACGACAAACTCGATTTGCCGGAATCACAGAAAGTATCACTCCGGGTAAAAAACGCAAGCATCGACCAGGCGCTTACGACCCTTTTCAGGGACCTGCCGCTGACTTACAAGATTTTCAACCAGAACATTGTCGTAAAAAGGGCGGTAAAAAACGCAGCCAGAGATAACATGCAGCCGCTGAAAATTCCGGCTATCAGGCAGGATATCAACCTTAATTTAAAAAGCATCGAACCTGTGCCCCAGCCCATCGACCGGCGGATCAGAGGAAGGATCACCGATGAAAACGGCAATGCGTTTCCGGGGGTAAGTGTTTTGGTTAAAAATTCACAAATGGGCACCACTTCGGACGGCAATGGTGAATATCAGCTCATTATCCCCGACGGGGCCACGCAAGCCGGTGACGTGACATTGATCGTCAGTTTTGTGGGTTACAAAAGTCAGGAGGTTATTGCGGGCAGCCGGACGGAGATTAATTTCGGCATGACGGTCGATACCAAATCGCTGAATGATGTGGTGGTGGTGGGTTATGGAACCCAAAACAAAAGCAGCATTACCGGTTCCGTGGCATCTGTTCCGATGAAGAGCATTGAAAATCAACCATTGACAAGTCTGGATCAAGCCATGGCCGGGCAGATTGCGGGCGTGAGCGTTTCTCAATCCAAGGGTGCGCCGGGCGGCGGCGTTTCGGTCCGAGTCCGCGGAACAGGTTCCATTGGCGCGGGCAACGAGCCCTTGTATGTGATCGACGGATTTCCGGTTTCAGGGGATTTCAACAGCAGCTTTAATCCCCTTTCGACGATAAATCCTAATGACATTGAGTCCATTGAAATACTGAAAGATGCCTCGGCAGCAGCCATTTACGGCTCGCGCGGAAGCAATGGTGTGGTGCTCGTCACAACCAAACACGGCAAGATGGGCAAGTCGACGATTCAGCTCGACACGTATTACGGCGTGCAGCAGGTTGCCAACAAAATCGATATGCTTAATGCCAGGGAATATGCCGAATTCAACACCGAGGCCAGGAACAATGCATGGGTGGACCGCGGCGGCAAAGCCACCGACCCCAACGATTTACGACCAGCCACACTCCAAATTCCGGAAATGTTCAAAAACCCGGAATCGCTCGGGAAAGGAACAGACTGGCAGGATGAAGTTTTCAGGACTGCACCCATCCAGAACCACCAACTCTCCGTATCCGCGGGAAGCGAAAAAACGCAGCTGTTTCTTTCCGGGGCATATTTCAAACAGGACGGTGTGGTCATGAACACCGGATTTGACCGATATTCCGCGCGCATTAACCTCGATCATTCGGTTTCAAAGGCCGTAAAAGTGGGTGTTAACATTGCCCCTTCATTTTCGTCCAACAAGTTACTACCCGTCGAAGACCAGGTTTTTACAAGCGGCATCCTGGCGTCAGCGCTTTCCATGCCGCCAACCGTCCCCGTTTACAACCCCGACGGCACCTTCACCACATTGTTGGGAACATCCCCCTACAACCTGGGCGTGATCGATAACCCGGTTGCGATTGCAAGTAAGATCAAAGATAAAAAGACCGTTTTCAGGACATTAGGAAACATTTATGCAGAAATCAACATTCTCGAAAACCTGAAATTCAGGACATCTTTCGGGATCGATTACTCCGACGCACGCCAGAACACCTTTTATCCCTCTGACCTTGGAAGCAATGGCGTTCCCGCACCGGTGCAAGCCAGAGCATCCGCCAGCAACGGCAGGGACATCAACTGGCTGAACGAAAACGTGCTGAGTTACAAAAAGACATTTAACGGCAAACACGAGCTGGATGTGCTCGCGGGGTTTACTTCCCAAAAAGCGAAATACGAGTATACATCGCTTGCTGCCACGAATTTCCCGACGGACCTGGTGCCGACATTGAATGCAGGACAGGTTACAAGCGGAGGAACAGGCATGTCGGAATGGTCGCTGCTCTCTTATCTGGGAAGGGTTAACTATACTTTTGCGAGCAAATATCTGCTGTCGGCCACCGTCCGTCGGGACGGGTCGTCGCGCTTCGGGTCTAAAAACAAATGGGGAACATTCCCTTCCGCTTCGTTGGGCTGGTATTTATCAGAAGAGCCTTTTTTGAGCAGTCAGCACGTTGTTACCGACCTGAAACTGCGGGCGAGTTACGGACTCGCCGGCAATAACACGATTGGAAATTACAGCCAGATAGGCCTTTTGTCCAACCGGCGATACAGCTTTGGCGCGGGGACCGGCAGCGTCGTGTACGGTCTTTACCCCTCTTCCATCACAAACGAGCAGCTTGGCTGGGAAGTCATGCATCAAATGGACATTGGAATCGATTTTGGTATACTTCGCAACCGGTTAATGTTCACGATTGATTACTACAATAAAAATACCACCGACCTGCTGCTGAATGTGCCCGTCCCCGCCTCTACGGGCTACGAAACGGCTCTGCAAAATATCGGCAAGCTCAATAACAAGGGCTGGGAATTCAGTGTGAGCACGAAAAACTTTGTGAAAGCATTTAAATGGTCGACCAATTTCAACATTTCGTTCAACCGGAACAAAGTCGTTGCGCTGGGGCCCGAGGGCAACCCGATCATTTCAAAAAGCCCTTCATTTAGTCCCAATACGCACATTACAAAGATCGGCCAGCCGATTGGCAGTTACTGGGGATATGAGGCGATTGGCGTTTACCAGTCCCAGGAAGAAGTGGATAACCTGCCGTCGGTAAAAGGCAGCTCTCGGCCGGGGGATTTGAAATATAAGGACGTGGACGGTGACGGCACCATTACACCCAACGACGTTACCATCATCGGAAACAACCATCCCGACTTCTTTTACGGCATTACCAACAATTTCAGCTTCGGAAGGCTAAACCTGAGCATTCTGGCAGACGGTGTACAGGGGCTTGAACTCTTGAACGGTTCGAGGAGAAACCTGGGGCTTGTGAATGGCAGTTACAGCCGCAGGGATGTGTTGGGCAGATGGCAATCTGCCGACAAACCCGGTGACGGACGCACGCCGCGCGCCAACACGGTGGCTACCGGCGGTAATGTGAGCTATGTATCAAGCCTGCTGGTGGAGGACGCCTCGTTTTTCAGGATACGGAACATTAATCTGCGTTATGCGCTGCCGGAAAAGATCGGGAAAGTGGCTTATGCACGTGCTGCGAGCATTAATCTGTCTGTTCAAAACGCATTTACATTTACCAGATATCTGGGTTACAACCCCGAACAAAGCCTGAACGGCAGCAGTTCGCTGACGCCCGGCGTGGATTTCAACGGCTATCCGCTCGCCCGGACATTCACACTTGGATTAAACCTGACCTTTTAA
- a CDS encoding RagB/SusD family nutrient uptake outer membrane protein, which yields MKLNAYILCALSMLGTGCSDFLELAPRDATNVSNFYRNASDMQAAVNAAYGMLSSAGEYGYAYYNVSEVRSDNTMNFEVGGNLPDAELDQFKMASTNEIIRLMWIDTYRGILACNTVLDHINGATMDNALRERFIGEVKFLRALKYFNLVRTFGDVPLVLSETKSVSEGYSQSRVAKAEVYNQIIADLAEAEQKLPVAYTGADIGKATKGAAKALLGKVYLTMGEFAKAKDKLKEVIDQGNYKLLDDYAALWPVANANHQESIFEVQFKKGGTGTGSSFYNNFMPRNSGTNIIKVGFAGGRNNPTADLVAAYEPGDARKAASLATGYTDAATGKFVADPYTLKYQDTPFSEGDADNNWTVLRYADVLLMYAEAISQAGSGPTPEAYEAINAVRKRAKLAPLAAGLSKAAFALAIEHERQVELAFEGHRWFDLVRTGREVAVMNQHFKAPVVAEFNAVFPIPQTQIDVNPQGIKQNPGYTF from the coding sequence ATGAAATTAAATGCATATATCCTTTGCGCGCTGAGCATGCTTGGCACCGGCTGTTCGGATTTCCTTGAACTCGCACCCAGGGATGCCACCAACGTGAGCAATTTTTACAGAAACGCGTCCGACATGCAGGCTGCCGTGAATGCGGCGTATGGGATGCTCTCTTCGGCGGGAGAATATGGCTATGCCTATTATAATGTTTCCGAAGTGAGGTCCGACAACACAATGAACTTCGAAGTGGGCGGCAACCTGCCCGACGCTGAGCTGGACCAGTTCAAAATGGCGTCCACGAATGAAATTATCCGGCTCATGTGGATCGACACTTATCGCGGGATCCTGGCTTGCAACACGGTTCTGGATCACATCAATGGTGCCACAATGGACAATGCGCTGCGCGAGCGCTTTATCGGGGAAGTGAAATTTTTGCGGGCTTTGAAATATTTCAACCTCGTGCGCACATTCGGGGACGTTCCGTTGGTTTTGTCCGAAACCAAGTCCGTTTCTGAGGGTTACAGTCAGTCGAGAGTAGCCAAGGCGGAGGTTTACAACCAGATTATCGCCGATCTGGCGGAAGCGGAACAAAAACTTCCCGTCGCTTACACCGGAGCTGACATTGGTAAAGCAACAAAAGGAGCTGCAAAAGCACTGTTAGGCAAAGTTTACCTGACCATGGGGGAATTTGCCAAAGCCAAAGACAAGCTGAAAGAAGTCATCGACCAAGGAAATTACAAGTTGCTGGACGACTACGCTGCACTCTGGCCCGTCGCCAACGCCAACCACCAGGAATCTATTTTTGAGGTTCAGTTTAAAAAAGGCGGAACGGGGACCGGAAGCAGTTTTTACAACAATTTTATGCCGCGTAACTCGGGAACGAATATCATCAAAGTCGGTTTTGCAGGAGGCAGAAACAACCCCACGGCCGATCTGGTGGCCGCGTATGAACCAGGAGATGCCCGAAAAGCCGCATCGCTGGCTACCGGCTATACCGACGCTGCGACCGGAAAGTTCGTAGCCGATCCCTACACATTGAAATACCAGGATACACCTTTTTCCGAAGGCGACGCCGATAATAACTGGACCGTGCTGCGCTATGCGGATGTGCTGCTCATGTACGCGGAGGCGATCAGCCAGGCAGGCAGCGGCCCTACTCCCGAAGCTTACGAAGCCATTAATGCAGTGAGGAAGCGGGCGAAGCTTGCGCCGCTGGCGGCAGGCTTGTCGAAAGCCGCGTTTGCGCTCGCCATTGAGCATGAGCGGCAGGTGGAGCTGGCTTTCGAAGGCCACCGCTGGTTCGACCTGGTGCGTACGGGCCGCGAGGTTGCGGTCATGAACCAGCATTTCAAAGCGCCCGTCGTGGCCGAATTCAATGCGGTCTTCCCCATTCCTCAGACGCAGATCGATGTGAACCCGCAGGGGATCAAGCAAAATCCTGGTTATACTTTCTAA